ATTTTaggagattttttttaataaacctTTATATGAACCTTTTTGCGAGACATCAACTTATAATATTGAACTATATTTTCTTTTGCGAgatgaaatatgaaatattttaaaGATGTTTACTGGCTAATTTCTTAACCCGCGTGTTATGGAGGTTTACAAGCAGTGGCGGAGCTAGGATTTTCCGAATGGTGGGTTACCACCGTCCATTCGCCTCACACAAATTCAATTACAATtgcattaaaaataataaaaaatgttagttaatattataattaaattaaaaatcaaacattttctaatttaattatacAAACATATGCTTATAGTACTATTTGACAATCAATTACAATACCTATTCTTATTGACAAATACGGAGTAAgaaatacttcctctgttctttttcAAATGATATAAGTATTTAGGCACGTTTTCTAAtgtacgatttcaaacattaatatcttcaactatgaataaaaaaattaaaaaaagttgatatttaaaaaaatatttattgagacgaatctaataagatctcaCACAACTACGTTTTTTcctaagtataaatcacaaaagaaagCCAGAAGAACTTGTTTGAATAGTGTCCAAAATCatttgtgtcatgtaaataagaacggagaaAGCATATGAGTTTGAAACTTGAACGGGAAACAACAACTTTAAAGTTCCAACATaataatgataaaaaaaaaacttaaaagtcataataataaatttaaaaatagaaataatatAGTTGTACTACGGAGTCCAGAACTCCAATACCCCTTATAAAACAGAAAAGGTGAAACACTCCCCTCAAAGATAAAGAAATGTGAAACTCTAATCACTTTTAGTCAAGCATCAAATACAAAGTACGCAGTATAAAaataaactagtgtgtggctcgggcgAGCCCCGGTTGTTACATTGAATaactaaagttttagatttttcttgagctcaatatttgaccaaaatacttgtATTCTATGGAATGAAAAACACTCGTTaagttcgtcaactacacagacacgctaagtcatttatcatggcaaataagttttcaatcatatcatcttacaatttgtataatttgttttctcgtgTAACTAAGTgcgtcaaattaataaatactatatatatataatatataatatatatatatatatatatatatatatatatatatatatatatatatatatatatatatatatatatatatatatatatatatatatatatatatatattatatatatatgcagctaTGTAAGGCAATCCTATAGTTTattcttatgagacttatgacattatgtttcttcatggttgtcataatgctttaattttgtttcttttcaaaatagtccataaaaattaaaaagtcacataaaaatttatttgttttagacttcatgtgaacatttatttataaattaatgtgaagagataaaccacaattggtggttggttaagatggtaatgagaattatcTTCCACACTTGAGGTCTTAAAGACAAAAATCAGAAAAGGAAGATTCATGTGGGCCAATGTAGCTGTCATTATGCTAGTTACCGACTTACCGCTTACCGCCtcatctttctttctttttccccaAACATAAcaaattttttctctctccataaATTTCTTGGAGGAAGAAGGTACAAACAtggcaaaacatgaaatattaACATACCCAGTTCCAGAACAATCGGAAAGTTCTCCGTAGCTACCCTTTCAAAGctattatgattttttttttaaataaaattaaaacttcaatttttaatttttttttaatggtgTGTCATTTGGCCCACCATGACACAAGGTAGCTCCGCCACTGTTTACAAGAACAAAGTTGGTGGATACAATGTGTACACCGTATATTTTCTAGGATGATGCTAAGGGTACACATGGTGTGCAAGAGCATCTTGCACACCACCAATTACACAATGCCACATCATTTGTGAAAGATTCCCTTCTTTtaaaaatttcaatttaaaatttgaaatctatttttaaatttttaatttgaatttcaaatttcttACCTTTCCAACAATGTTTAATTAATTCCCAAAAAAaagttaggagagagaaaatattttttttgttcccTTACACGGTTCTCTCTCCTTCTGGTTGTTCTTCACTGTTCTTCTTGTTCTTCATTGTTCTtctgattatttatttatttttcatttaaatACATTTATTTGTGCTTTATGGTTCTTCATTAATTTGGGCTGATGAACGATGGTTTTTAGCGGCGGGTGAATCGTGGCTTTTAGCGGCGACTTTAGGATTCATTAACAAAATTTCAGCCGCAGAATTTCATCGGGTTATTTTTCGATGCCCAAAAAAAATTTTCTCTCTTCGACGATCGCCACCTTCATTTTCCTCCTCCACAGACAATCGGAAATTGTGGTGGTGCTATTTTTTAGGCGGATTCATGATGGTTACTTGCAATTGATAAATCCCAAATTAACGAATTTGCAATTGGAATTGGAACGTCCCAAATTTATGAATTTGCAACAAATCCCAGATTTAATAAAATCGGatttaataaattaacaatttataCTGCAACATAAAATCTATAATTGCAATTGAAGTTCAGATTAATCTTGGAAACGCAGAATCAGATTTCCTTTGTTCATGctcaataaaatatataatgtaTTTAGAGGATCATTTTATTGCCATCTAACACAGTAGGGTGTAATTGAAATCTTATCATAAAATCTATAATCATTCTTGTTGTATACTGTATTGTAAATATtcatgtgctgataccccttgccaaGATGGTCACCAAGACGCACCTTGATTATGTACCATGCACCCTTGTTCGAATCCTTGTAACTGCATAACACAACAtttttttaatctgaatagATAATTATACGGGATCATTTTATCTTAGAAAAAATCAAAGAGTAaagtttttaaaattattttctagaGTAATTAGGCGAGGAAGGCCTTCCACCGACGCCCCTATATTTCGAGAAGCAGCGTCATATGTGAATTCTATAGAATGTGGGTCAAATGACATAGATAAAATTCACATTTCCATGACCCTTGATGCGAATTATTTGCGAGGAACAATGGCAGCAGTTATGTCGATTCTACAACATTCAACTTGCCCTGAGAactttgttttccattttctcTCTGCAAGGCACGAGCCAGAGATTTTTACAAGCATAGCCTCTACATTTCCATACCTGAGTTTTAAAATATATAGATTCGACTCTAGCCGAGTAAGAGGAAAAATATCAAAATCTATTAGACAAGCATTAGATCAACCACTAAATTATGCAAGGATTTATTTGGCTGACATTCTACCACGTGATGTGAATCGCGTAATTTATTTAGATTCTGATATCATTGTGGTAGATGATATATCAAAATTGTGGGGAGTTGATTTAGGTGAGAAAGTAGTCGCTGCACCGGAATACTGTCATGCAAATTTCACAACCTATTTCACAGATGCATTTTGGACAGATGCTATTTTGTCAAACACATTTCATGGGAGAAAGCCGTGTTATTTTAATACTGGGGTCATGGTATTAGATGTCaaaacatggaaaaaacaaGGCTATACTCAAAAGGTAGAACAATGGATGGTGGTACAAAAACTAAAGAGGATATATCATTTAGGATCATTGCCACCTTTCTTGCTTATATTTGCTGGAAATATCAAAGCTGTTGATCATAGATGGAACCAACATGGTCTTGGTGGTGACAATTTTGAAGGGAAATGTAGGAGTCTTCATCCAGGACCAATCAGCTTACTCCACTGGAGTGGTAAAGGTAAACCGTGGTTGAGGCTTGACTCCAGAAAGCCATGCCCCATTGATCATTTATGGGCACCATATGACCTCTACCGCTCATCAAGAACATGGTTAGAAGACAAATAATATCACTTTTTTTTTCTACATATCGATTCGATTGTAATTACACCATTTCAGTTGGGCACAAAACATTAAGCAACAAAGTAAATATCAAGAATTCCCATGTCATAACAAACAAATTAGGTAGAAAATATTAGGTATTAATGGTAAATATAATATATGTATAAGGGTAAATGAGTATTTGGTGTGTGAACACCCCAAACAATATGTGAATGCATACCATAAATGGAAATGGTACCACTAATATGCAACTTCCATAACAAAAATGGTGCAACTGAAAATAAACAAAGGATTTATATCCCTTTGATTTTaggagattttttttaataaacctTTATATGAACCTTTTTGCGAGACATCAACTTATAATATTGAACTATATTTTCTTTTGCGAgatgaaatatgaaatattttaaaGATGTTTACTGGCTAATTTCTTAACCCGCGTGTTATGGAGGTTTACAAGCAGTGGCGGAGCTAGGATTTTCCGAATGGTGGGTTACCACCGTCCATTCGCCTCACACAAATTCAATTACAATtgcattaaaaataataaaaaatgttagttaatattataattaaattaaaaatcaaacattttctaatttaattatacAAACATATGCTTATAGTACTATTTGACAATCAATTACAATACCTATTCTTATTGACAAATACGG
This genomic stretch from Spinacia oleracea cultivar Varoflay chromosome 3, BTI_SOV_V1, whole genome shotgun sequence harbors:
- the LOC110780861 gene encoding probable galacturonosyltransferase-like 4, whose translation is MTQGSSATVYKNKVGGYNVVIRRGRPSTDAPIFREAASYVNSIECGSNDIDKIHISMTLDANYLRGTMAAVMSILQHSTCPENFVFHFLSARHEPEIFTSIASTFPYLSFKIYRFDSSRVRGKISKSIRQALDQPLNYARIYLADILPRDVNRVIYLDSDIIVVDDISKLWGVDLGEKVVAAPEYCHANFTTYFTDAFWTDAILSNTFHGRKPCYFNTGVMVLDVKTWKKQGYTQKVEQWMVVQKLKRIYHLGSLPPFLLIFAGNIKAVDHRWNQHGLGGDNFEGKCRSLHPGPISLLHWSGKGKPWLRLDSRKPCPIDHLWAPYDLYRSSRTWLEDK